The Thermincola ferriacetica genomic interval TGTTGGTAGGCGTTGTACGGTGAAACAACCATTGCTTTAAGGAAAACAGAAGACACCGCTATGGAGGTAAAACAATAAGTTGCGATTTGGTGGAGGGCGGATAGACAGTGTTAACGACAGTGAGGGCTTGAAATCGCTGTTTCCGGCACGGACGCCGGAAACCCGGCCACGAGTCACGGATGACGATTTGGCCGGGTTCAGCGATTTCAACCGAACGGAGTCTACACTGTCTCCGCCCGTAACCTCGGAGCAACGGTTGTTTTTACCTCCATAGCGGTTAGCGGACTTCCTGGCAAGGGTTTGCAGCACAAAGCCCCCAGGTAGCGGAGGCACCCTCCTGCCCTGCCGTTACTCTGGGCAAAATTTGAGGTTTATAGTATAATTGGTTTAAATCTTGACCGCATCAACCTGTAGGGAGGGTATTGCGCCATGCGGGTAGTAGGCCTCGTTACCGAATATAACCCTTTTCATAACGGCCACCTGTTCCATCTGACGAAGGCAAAAGAATTGGCCGAAGCTGAATACGCCCTTGCTGTTATGAGCGGACATTTCCTACAGCGGGGTGAACCGGCGCTGCTGGACAAATGGACCCGCGCCAGGATGGCTATAGCGGCAGGAGTCGACCTGGTACTGGAACTCCCGTATGTTTTTTCCAGCCGCAGCGCCAATGCCTTTGCTTGCGGAGCTGTAAGCATATTGCATGGTACGGGTATAGTCACCCATTTATGTTTTGGTAGTGAAGCAGGTAATATTGAACCGCTGGCCCAAATTGCCCGGCTTTACCTGCAGGAACCACCGGAGCTTAGCGCGTTGATTAAAAAGCAGTTGAAATCAGGATTGATCTTACCCCTGGCCCAGACAAAAGCCCTGGCCGAATATTTGCACAGAAATAATATGGTAGATCTGAAGCCGGAAATATTAAATAATCCCAACAATATTTTGGGCATCGAATACCTGCGCTGTTTAATGGCTCTAAACAGTCCCATCAAACCTTTAACAGTGCAAAGGATTGCTGCCGGGTATCACGACAGAAAATTCCGGGGCAGTTTTGCCAGCGCCACCGGCATTAGGGAGTTTTTGTTCACAAACCGGGATATTGACAGTTTAAAAGACGTAATGCCGTCAACATCGCTGAAGATTCTAAAGGAAGAATTAAGCAAGGGGTATGGTCCCGTTAGCTGGGAAAACTTTTTTCCAATTCTGTTATATTGCTTAAGAACAGCGGATCCTGCCTGGTTAACCAATATTCTCGATATAACTGAGGGGCTGGAAAACAGAGTTTTAAGTTTGTTGGGGGAAGCAGCCTCTTTCCGGTCACTGGTAGAAAAAATCAAAACAAAAAGGTATACCTGGACAAGGATTCAGAGGGTGTTAAACTATATCCTGATGGAATATACCAAAGAGGATGCAGCATATTTTGACGAAAAAGGTCCCCAGTATATTAGGGTCCTTGCTGTTTCCGAAAAAGGCAGGTTGCTGCTGGCAAAAATGCGAAAAAAAGCGGCCCTGCCCCTCATTACCAGAGTAGCTCCTGCTTACAAAAAGGGCACGGCCTTGATGAAACGCATGTTGGATTACGACATCAAATCTTCAGACATATATACCCTTGGTTACGGAAATGCTGCAAAATTTGTAAAGGGCAGGGATTTTGTAACGGGTCCAATAGTGGTAAAATAAAGGAATACTCCCGCGGGCGCCTTTATATAATGGTATTAGTTTAAGCGCCGAGGTGCTGCCATGATTGTTACCGCTTCTCTGGCTACCTGTATCACCCTGTTTTTCGCCAAATCTTTTACCAAATCGGAAATAAAAGCTCGCCAGTTCTCACGCTACTTTTGGACGGCCTGCGTTATCTTTTTTATCGCCAGCATGGTAACTTACCCCAAGGAGGTTTACGAAGCCTCCGTACGCGGGCTAAAGGCCTGGTGGGATATAGTTTTCCCTGCCCTGCTGCCCTTTTTCATCGGCGCCGAACTTTTGATGGGGTTTGGCCTTGTCAGGTTCATGGGAGTTCTTTTAGAGCCTGTTATGCGCCCTCTTTTTAATGTACCCGGCTCAGGTTCCCTGGTAACGGCTATCGGGTATACTTCCGGTTTCCCTATCAGTTCTTTTGTTACGGCTAAATTACGTAAAGAAGGGTTATGTACCAGGGGCGAAGCGGAGCGCCTCATGTCCTTCACCAACAACGCATCTCCCCTCTTCATGCTGGTAGCTGTATCCGTGGGTATGTTTAATAACCCTTCTTTGGGCATCCTATTAGCTACTACCCACTACCTGGCCAACCTTACCGTTGGTCTGGGGTTGCGCGCCTATTCCCGGAAAGAGCGGGAAACAACACCCTTCTATCCTTCTTCTGAACATCTTTTGAAAAGAGCCTTCCGGGAACTAAAAAAAGCCCAGGCCGAAGACACTCGCCCTTTCGGCAAACTCCTGGGAGACGCCATCGCCACCTCTGCAGACAAACTGCTCGTCATCGGGGGTTTCGTCATCATTTTTTCCATTCTTATCAGTGTCTTAAAAGAAATCGGCTTTATGGGGTTATTGATTTCTGCTCTGAACTTTTTGTTTTCGCCCTTCGGCATCCACCCGGCCGCTTCCGCAGCCCTGGCGCAAGGGTTATTTGAAATTACCCTTGGCTGTAAAGCAGCCAGTGAATCGGCGGCACCCTTCATTCAGCAGATTACCGTAACCAGCGCCATCCTGGCCTGGAGCGGCCTGTCGGTACATGCCCAGGTAGCGAGCATGGTCAGCGATACCGACATAAGAATGCTGCCCTTTCTCATAGCCCGGTTTTTCCATGCCCTTATTGCCGCCGCTTATACTTACATTGTCATCTCCACTAACCTTTTTCCCATACATCAGGTTCAGCCTTCTTTCAAGCCATTGGACGCTGCCCTCCCTGTTTCCTGGCTGGGAGTATTCTATTCATCTTTAAAGTGGGGAACATTCGCCCTGCTGTCCTTAATTATCGTAGGCATTGCCTTCTCTATCCTTCGCTCGGTAAGGCTCTATCGGTTCAAGTACAGGTGAGGCAATCGTTGCTCCGTAGCCATAGCTGCCGCTGGATGGTGCAATAACCGTTGTACCGTAGCCATAGCTGCCCGCAGCTTCGGCGCAACGGTTGTTGCACCGTTTGCCTCCGACCGGCGAATAGCAAATGTTACATAATAAAAAAATGGCTATACCTAGCCACTTTGCCTTGTTTTATTGACTTACGACAATCTTTTTTAATAAAAGTATATCCATTTCATGTTTGTCTAGGCCTGTCCACGGCTTCGTTCAATTTTACCTCTTGCTCTGTATTACGTGCTACTTGTTCATATAGAGTATCTAATTTTCGGTTTCCACATTACATACCTTGCCCCTAAAAAACATTATAGGGCCTTTAGAGCCAAAACTTCAGCAATAAAACGCAAAGGAACCAAGGTACGCTTGTTTACCAGAGAAGGCTGGGTAGATAAAAACAGCAACGGCTTAATTGGCTTTGGCTACCCTGTAAACAGCTTTGCTTGCCTAGGCGCTTTCCCTGGCCCCCTGTTCCTTTTCTGCCTGTTTCTGGGGCTGGGCCTGGAGTTCTGCCCGGCCAGACCTTACCTGCAGCAGGCTTTTTTCCAATATTTCCTCCACGTGTTTCAGCAGGTCATCAGAATACTGGTAAGCTCCTATCTTTATTTCCCTGGCTACCGCATTGGTTTGCTCTACGATTGCCTGGGCCTGTTCCTGTGCTTGCTTGACAATCTCATCCTGGCCGGCCATTTTGGCAATTTCCTCTTTCGCCTCTTTGATAATTCGCTGCGCTTCCAATTTAGCTTCTTCCAGAATTTTTTCGCGCTCTAACACTATTGCCTTGGCTTGCCGCATTTCTTCCGGCAGGGAGGTACGGATGTGGTCGATCATATCCAAAATCAACTCATCATCTACCAGCACCTTACCGACCAATGGAAGTTTTGTGCTTTCCTCGATAACTTCCTCCAACTCATTTAAAACGTCAAGGATATCCATCTTCTACTCCCCCTAAAGTATTATTTATCGGGTAAATTTTTCTCGTAAGCGTTTCTCTACAAAAGGCGGGACAAAATCCCGTACGCAACCGCCATAAGCCGCTAATTCCCTGACTACACTTGAGCTGAGAAATGAAAAGTTAGGCTGGGTCATAAGGAAAACTGTTTCAATGCCTGGCTTTAGTTTCTTATTTGTCAAAGCCATCTGAAATTCGTTTTCAAAGTCCGAGATTGCTCGCAGACCTCTGATTATGGCGTGGGCTCCTTTCCGTTCCGCATAATCGACAGTTAAACCATAAAAGGAATCAACCTCTACGTTTGCATAACCGTGTAACACAGTATTAAGCATGTCCACTCGTTCTTCTATGGTGAACAGAGGCTGCTTCCGCGAATTTTTCGAAACGGCAACGATAACTTTGTCAAAAAATCGTGAAGCCCTTTCAATAATGTCCATATGACCGTATGTAATAGGATCAAAACTTCCCGGATATATTCCTATTTTCACTCCCGACGCCTCCTCCAATGCTCGTCCACCGTCACCATTTCGTTACCCCGTAGAAATTCAAAGCAATATTACCATATTTTTCGGTCCTGTATTTCTGCAGGCGCAGGACTCTCTCAGGAAGCTGATCCAGGGTACTGCTTTCTACGACTACGATACCGTCAGGTTTTATCAAATCAAATCGGCATATATTTTCCAAAGTGGAACGTTCAAAGTACTGTAGATAAGGCGGGTCCGCAAAAATTATATCAAACTTTTTTTGCCTTTTACCAAGTAAAGATAACGCGCGTTGCACATCCTGCCGGTAGACTTCCCCAAAATCTGCTAACCCGGTATGTGCAAGATTCTCCAAAATAACTTTATATACACGGACATCCTTTTCAATAAAAACAGCTTCACTGGCTCCCCTACTGAGAGCTTCGATGCCAATGCTTCCTGTTCCTGCAAACAAATCCAAAAAAACTGAATTAATTACTTTTTCGCCCAGAATATTAAACAACGATTCTTTTACCCGGTCAGTCGTTGGCCTGGTATTCATCCCTCTAGGCGCCTTTAACTTACGTCCTTTGGCAATTCCGGTAATTACACGCAAAGAATCCTTTACACTCCCAAAATAGCAAATGTCAGAATAATATAAGATTATAACATAAATCTCCAAAAAAATCGAATTATTTATAACCAAAAATATCTGCTAAAGCCCGTATAAAAAGCCAAAATTTTGTTAAACTACAAATAAATACTCATGTAAACCTGGAGGCAGGAGCTTCCCTCCCCCATTAGCAGCTCTTCCTCCGGTTTCTCCTCTCCCACCCACCGGAACGGTAAAAATGCTTCCGGTGGGTTAATTAATGAGTTCATCACTTTTGTACATTTTTTCACAAATTTCTCGGTAATCCCCTTTACAGGGCACTCAAGATGTAATATTATAGAGTAGATGAATTTTGACGATAACCAATTATGCCTGTTTTGGAGGGAACAACTCCTTGGCCTCGACAGAAATCAACAATCGACATATTATATGTATCTCATCCGTGGACTGGGATCCACTTTGGACCCGCAAACAGCAGGTAATGTCGAGATTACCTGAAAGTAATACTATTCTATACGTCGAGCCCCCAATAACTTTATTATCCCCTTTTAAAGACCCTTCCATGTGGTCCAAATGGCGGGCTTGGTTTAAGGGTATCCGACCTTTGCCGGCACAAAAAAATATTTTTCTTTATTCTCCACCTGTGACCCTTCCTTTTGGGAACAAGTCCAGGTTGATTAACCGGATTAACCAGTGGTGGATTTCTTTATTTTTAAAAAGAGTCATTTCTAAGCTGCGGATCAGAAATCCCATTCTCTGGACCTATATGCCCAATACGGCTGATTTATTAAATTACATAGAGCATGACCTCCTCGTTTACGACTGCGTAGACGAACATTCAGAGTACACCGGTCTTATTAATAAACAGGTTATGATTGATATGGAACGAGACCTGATGGCCGAGTGCGACATCGTATTTGTAACTGCCCCAGGCCTTTATGAGGATAAAAAGGCCTTTGCCAAAAACATTTACTATTTGCCGAATGCTGCGAATGTAGAGCATTTCAATAAAGCCCTGGCGCCGGAAACAAAAATACCGCCGGACATCCGGAATATCCCCAAACCGATAGTGGGTTTTGTGGGTGTTATCCAGGACTGGATAGACCTGGATCTGATAAAGGCCATAGCCGTAAGATATCCCGAGTGGTCTGTAGTGTTGGTTGGCCCTGTTGGCGTAGGGGTCGATATTTCAGGCTTAGCTGCCCTGCCGAATGTTTATCTGCTGGGGCGTAAAGACATCAAAGATTTACCGGGATACCTAAAAGCCTTCGATTTATGTATCAACCCATTTAAATTAAACGCATTAACAGACAAAGTCAGCCCGCTGAAATTTTATGAATACCTTGCTTCCGGCAAACCCATTGTCTCCGTGGATATGCCAGGGGTTCGTGAATTTTCTGATATAATCTACATAGCCCATAACAAAGAGGAATTTGTTGACTTTGTAAAAATGGCTATAAATACAGAAGATGAAGGTAAACAAAAGAAAAGGCTGGCCGCGGCAGCCCGGAATTCATGGGAAAGCCGCGTCAGGTTTATGATGGAGAAAATTAACCTTTGTTTTAAATAATTTCCTAATCTTTAAAAGGAGGAATTGTCGTGTCCAACAGTTCTAAAA includes:
- a CDS encoding glycosyltransferase, producing MPAQKNIFLYSPPVTLPFGNKSRLINRINQWWISLFLKRVISKLRIRNPILWTYMPNTADLLNYIEHDLLVYDCVDEHSEYTGLINKQVMIDMERDLMAECDIVFVTAPGLYEDKKAFAKNIYYLPNAANVEHFNKALAPETKIPPDIRNIPKPIVGFVGVIQDWIDLDLIKAIAVRYPEWSVVLVGPVGVGVDISGLAALPNVYLLGRKDIKDLPGYLKAFDLCINPFKLNALTDKVSPLKFYEYLASGKPIVSVDMPGVREFSDIIYIAHNKEEFVDFVKMAINTEDEGKQKKRLAAAARNSWESRVRFMMEKINLCFK
- the coaD gene encoding pantetheine-phosphate adenylyltransferase, whose protein sequence is MKIGIYPGSFDPITYGHMDIIERASRFFDKVIVAVSKNSRKQPLFTIEERVDMLNTVLHGYANVEVDSFYGLTVDYAERKGAHAIIRGLRAISDFENEFQMALTNKKLKPGIETVFLMTQPNFSFLSSSVVRELAAYGGCVRDFVPPFVEKRLREKFTR
- the rsmD gene encoding 16S rRNA (guanine(966)-N(2))-methyltransferase RsmD, which encodes MRVITGIAKGRKLKAPRGMNTRPTTDRVKESLFNILGEKVINSVFLDLFAGTGSIGIEALSRGASEAVFIEKDVRVYKVILENLAHTGLADFGEVYRQDVQRALSLLGKRQKKFDIIFADPPYLQYFERSTLENICRFDLIKPDGIVVVESSTLDQLPERVLRLQKYRTEKYGNIALNFYGVTKW
- a CDS encoding ATPase; amino-acid sequence: MDILDVLNELEEVIEESTKLPLVGKVLVDDELILDMIDHIRTSLPEEMRQAKAIVLEREKILEEAKLEAQRIIKEAKEEIAKMAGQDEIVKQAQEQAQAIVEQTNAVAREIKIGAYQYSDDLLKHVEEILEKSLLQVRSGRAELQAQPQKQAEKEQGARESA
- a CDS encoding nucleotidyltransferase: MRVVGLVTEYNPFHNGHLFHLTKAKELAEAEYALAVMSGHFLQRGEPALLDKWTRARMAIAAGVDLVLELPYVFSSRSANAFACGAVSILHGTGIVTHLCFGSEAGNIEPLAQIARLYLQEPPELSALIKKQLKSGLILPLAQTKALAEYLHRNNMVDLKPEILNNPNNILGIEYLRCLMALNSPIKPLTVQRIAAGYHDRKFRGSFASATGIREFLFTNRDIDSLKDVMPSTSLKILKEELSKGYGPVSWENFFPILLYCLRTADPAWLTNILDITEGLENRVLSLLGEAASFRSLVEKIKTKRYTWTRIQRVLNYILMEYTKEDAAYFDEKGPQYIRVLAVSEKGRLLLAKMRKKAALPLITRVAPAYKKGTALMKRMLDYDIKSSDIYTLGYGNAAKFVKGRDFVTGPIVVK
- the ylbJ gene encoding sporulation integral membrane protein YlbJ; protein product: MIVTASLATCITLFFAKSFTKSEIKARQFSRYFWTACVIFFIASMVTYPKEVYEASVRGLKAWWDIVFPALLPFFIGAELLMGFGLVRFMGVLLEPVMRPLFNVPGSGSLVTAIGYTSGFPISSFVTAKLRKEGLCTRGEAERLMSFTNNASPLFMLVAVSVGMFNNPSLGILLATTHYLANLTVGLGLRAYSRKERETTPFYPSSEHLLKRAFRELKKAQAEDTRPFGKLLGDAIATSADKLLVIGGFVIIFSILISVLKEIGFMGLLISALNFLFSPFGIHPAASAALAQGLFEITLGCKAASESAAPFIQQITVTSAILAWSGLSVHAQVASMVSDTDIRMLPFLIARFFHALIAAAYTYIVISTNLFPIHQVQPSFKPLDAALPVSWLGVFYSSLKWGTFALLSLIIVGIAFSILRSVRLYRFKYR